The Aspergillus fumigatus Af293 chromosome 3, whole genome shotgun sequence region CCATTCGACTACAAGTTTGTTAATGAACAGGTAATCTCCGCTATATATCTGATGGAACCACAGGCGCCGGAGCCATGGAAGCCCTTAAATGAGTTTATTGACTACGCGCTGGAGAAGCACGGCGTCCGTCGCTTCGTCCTCGTGGCTGGTAGCTCTGCCGAATGTGGGAAGCCGGGCATGGGAATGGTTTGGCAACATTTTCTCGACAGGCAGGTGGATTATTGTGTGCTCCGGCCGAGTTGGTTCATGGGTTAGTAGCCAAAGACTCTTGTCGGAAATTCTCTCTCGTGGAAGGCATAGTGCTGATGTTTGCTGGCTGGTCAGAAAATCTAACCGAGAATGGTCCACGCCAACTCATCCGCGATCAAGGCAAGATCTATACTGCCTGCGGGCAGGGCAAAATCCCGTTCATCAGCGCTACGGATATCGCGGCCGTCGCCTATCACGCTCTGACAGATCCTGTCTCACATAACTGTGACCACCGGGTGCTGGGACCTGAGCTCTTGACGTACGACGACATTGCCGATAAGCTAAGCCGTGTCCTGGGACGAACCATCGAGCACGTCAAGCTTTCAGGGGAGGAGCGGTACCAGGGGCTGGTAAACGCGGGTGTCTCCGAGTACTATGCGGGCTTCCTGACAAAGCTGGAGGTTGCGGCCTCGACTGGGTTCGAGACACGGGAAAATGATGAAGTTGAGAAGGTCACTGGGCGACCTCCGAGATGTTTCGATCTCTTTGCGCAGGAGAATTGGTCGGCATGGGTTCCAGAGGACAAATGATCACCTTTACTTGCAGTCTGCAATTGTGTAGTGTAAACACTTTTGGTAAAGCCAGCCCTGCTGAAACCTGAGAATCTACGTCTTTTCACTCAATAGATAAAAGAACTCTCTATCATGAAGTCGAACCTTGAGCGCATAGAGTATGTGATGCCTGGCCGATATCTGTCTCTGTCTTTCTCAATCATTGAGAAGAGACATAAGAGAGGTGACCTCGAGACTCTCTCTAATTTGTGTTGATTCTGACTCTGATCGTGACTCTGCCCCTGACTCCGTTGACAGGTCATTAAGTTTGCCGAGTATCTACTTCACAGGACGGATTAGGTCTTTTTCGATGTGGCTACTGTTTGTGAGAGTCTGGGAAGTCAAACAAAGGATAATGCTGCCGTACGATGTCCAAATAGCTCGCTTCTTGACCCTGTTAGTACTCCTAAGGAGAACATGGAAGTGTCCCAATCAGAAAGCGCGTGCCTCGTTAGCACGGAGTGTTCCCTCATCCACATGCGCAGGGCGCAATCACAACTACATTTAACTCTTCTCAGCTCCCTGTCTATCATTTTAAGGAGAGTAGACTCTGCGACAGCCTTGTCCAAATCTACCTTGGATTTCGCACCCCCTTGCTCTAGTCCTTTTATGCTCTAGAGAGGTGGGTTAAGGATACCTTcctgttctcctcctccccttTCTGCGTATGGCGTCTTCGACTGTAAGCTGGGGAGCCGGggctccttttcctcttgttAGGCTCGGGTATTCCCTCCTCTATACCGCGTTTGTCAACTGTCTCGGGCTCGTTGACTAGAGCTCTTTTGGCCGGCCAGGTACAGCCTACCTCGGTCCACTGGTAATAAATAATGGCCCCCTGTCCTTGATCAGGGCCATTCCCTCTGATTCAATCTTCTGATTTTTGTGAATAGCAGTGGCGCGCTCCCGAGTCCGTAAAGAGGTGAGCTCGATGTAGGCCCCAATCCATACACAACTCCCTAACGCTAGGGAGATTGCGCTGGCTGCAACCATCATTGAAGTCTCTATTAATCCAGCCGTACCCCCTGTCATCATGGAAAACGCCTCTGGTGTCGAAGTGTATGCCGATCAGCTCAAGCCAGGAAGCTCTGGTTGCCTGGATCGAGTCGTGGTCTATGCGGGGCTGTGAACTCCGGGTATTGCTTTTGTGGTCAGAAGTAAGTGGTGCCCTATATCTTGATTCCAGTATGAATCCTTGGAGTATCATGGGGATATATTGCTTGCAATTGGATGTTGGGGCGCAAGCAACTAGTTTATCTATTAATTGCTTGATATCCAAGTTTTGGATGGGGCCTCGGCCGCAGGCAAAGAATTCGTCTAGACGGGTACGAACAAATCCGGCTTGCCATTGACCTAAAGGCAAATAAACATGTCGTGGAATAGGTCTTCCAATGTGATTTTCATCTGCTTGAGCTTTGCGACCAGACATTGATAGTCATACAGCATGCTGATATAATCCCCTTGTGGGTGGAAGTCCAGCAATGCTTTCACGGTCATCAGGCGCTCTTCGGCCGTAGAAATGCCATATATATTACTAAGTTCACGCCAAAAATGTGCTGCACTTGTGCTTTTATGCTAATTAATAGTGGATCAAATTCTCTTATcaagagagaggagagtgCGTGAGTGCAATATTTCATTTTACTTCTGCCATCGGGCAACTTCTATGGGCTTATATGAAGGAGGTGATATTTCGACATTGACCAATATAGATTTAGCTTCGATCCACTGGgcttcaaggagaaggtTATCTCGCCAGGTAG contains the following coding sequences:
- a CDS encoding fgaFS/easG family protein yields the protein MAVLLTGGTGKTSIRVARFLQNGNVPYVLASRRGQSAAPPDMPAVKFDWLDKDTWRIPFDYKFVNEQVISAIYLMEPQAPEPWKPLNEFIDYALEKHGVRRFVLVAGSSAECGKPGMGMVWQHFLDRQVDYCVLRPSWFMVLMFAGWSENLTENGPRQLIRDQGKIYTACGQGKIPFISATDIAAVAYHALTDPVSHNCDHRVLGPELLTYDDIADKLSRVLGRTIEHVKLSGEERYQGLVNAGVSEYYAGFLTKLEVAASTGFETRENDEVEKVTGRPPRCFDLFAQENWSAWVPEDK